One genomic window of Osmia bicornis bicornis chromosome 5, iOsmBic2.1, whole genome shotgun sequence includes the following:
- the LOC114871082 gene encoding glutaminyl-peptide cyclotransferase isoform X1, which produces MMFDFLLQIFLIFVGPFITDASISTKMGFRNQKYYHTPVTLSRSQILEISELSNVNHMDQILSNICTVRIVGTPEHTRVKNYIKESMRNLNWTVESDIFDEHTPTFGTLQFENIIAKLNPNAKRYLALACHYDSKYTRERNFVGATDSAVPCAQMINLAKVMQNHLNSIKHNDISLMFIFFDGEEAFKEWGPKDSIYGARHLAKIWHNNYTTYKENENISELDKLDVLVLLDLIGAPDPTFYNYFSNTEKWYSLLMAIETNLAALKEFESYSYGQPAQRYFQPYSVEAHIEDDHIPFLQRDIPILHLIPYPFPKVWHKSTDHCDNIDIKTTENINKILRIFVASYLHVGK; this is translated from the exons CAAAAATGGGTTTTCGGAATCAAAAG TATTATCATACACCTGTTACACTGTCAAGAAGTCAGATACTGGAAATATCAGAATTATCAAATGTCAATCACATGGACCAGATTTTAAGTAACATATGTACTGTGAGAATTGTTGGTACACCAGAGCATACAAGAGTAAAAAAT taTATCAAAGAATCAATGAGAAATCTTAATTGGACAGTGGAATCTGATATTTTTGATGAACATACACCAACTTTTGGAACCTTACAATTTGAAAACATAATTGCAAAGTTGAATCCTAATGCAAAAAGATATTTAGCACTGGCCTGCCATTATGACTCCAAATATACTAGGGAAAGAAATTTTGTTGGTGCTACAGATAGTGCAGTACCATGTGCTCAAATGATTAATTTAGCTAAAGTTATGCAGAAtcacttaaattctataaaacaT aaTGACATTAGTTTaatgtttatattttttgatgGGGAAGAAGCTTTCAAGGAGTGGGGCCCGAAAGATTCTATATATGGAGCAAGACATTTAGCTAAAATATGGCATAATAACTATACTACTTACAAggaaaacgaaaatatttctgaattGGATAAACTT GATGTACTAGTTCTTTTAGATTTGATAGGTGCACCAGATCctacattttataattattttagcAATACCGAAAAATGGTATTCTTTATTAATGGCTATTGAAACTAATTTAGCTGCATTAAAAGAATTCGAGTCATACTCTTATGGGCAACCTGCACAGAGATATTTTCAACCATATTCGGTGGAAGCACACATCGAAGATGACCATATTCCATTTTTACAGAGAG ATATTCCTATTTTACACCTTATACCATATCCCTTTCCTAAGGTTTGGCATAAGTCAACTGATCATTGTGATAATATAGACATAAAAACAACcgaaaatattaataagattttaagaatttttgtAGCATCTTATTTACACGTTGGTAAATAA
- the LOC114871082 gene encoding glutaminyl-peptide cyclotransferase isoform X2 yields MDQILSNICTVRIVGTPEHTRVKNYIKESMRNLNWTVESDIFDEHTPTFGTLQFENIIAKLNPNAKRYLALACHYDSKYTRERNFVGATDSAVPCAQMINLAKVMQNHLNSIKHNDISLMFIFFDGEEAFKEWGPKDSIYGARHLAKIWHNNYTTYKENENISELDKLDVLVLLDLIGAPDPTFYNYFSNTEKWYSLLMAIETNLAALKEFESYSYGQPAQRYFQPYSVEAHIEDDHIPFLQRDIPILHLIPYPFPKVWHKSTDHCDNIDIKTTENINKILRIFVASYLHVGK; encoded by the exons ATGGACCAGATTTTAAGTAACATATGTACTGTGAGAATTGTTGGTACACCAGAGCATACAAGAGTAAAAAAT taTATCAAAGAATCAATGAGAAATCTTAATTGGACAGTGGAATCTGATATTTTTGATGAACATACACCAACTTTTGGAACCTTACAATTTGAAAACATAATTGCAAAGTTGAATCCTAATGCAAAAAGATATTTAGCACTGGCCTGCCATTATGACTCCAAATATACTAGGGAAAGAAATTTTGTTGGTGCTACAGATAGTGCAGTACCATGTGCTCAAATGATTAATTTAGCTAAAGTTATGCAGAAtcacttaaattctataaaacaT aaTGACATTAGTTTaatgtttatattttttgatgGGGAAGAAGCTTTCAAGGAGTGGGGCCCGAAAGATTCTATATATGGAGCAAGACATTTAGCTAAAATATGGCATAATAACTATACTACTTACAAggaaaacgaaaatatttctgaattGGATAAACTT GATGTACTAGTTCTTTTAGATTTGATAGGTGCACCAGATCctacattttataattattttagcAATACCGAAAAATGGTATTCTTTATTAATGGCTATTGAAACTAATTTAGCTGCATTAAAAGAATTCGAGTCATACTCTTATGGGCAACCTGCACAGAGATATTTTCAACCATATTCGGTGGAAGCACACATCGAAGATGACCATATTCCATTTTTACAGAGAG ATATTCCTATTTTACACCTTATACCATATCCCTTTCCTAAGGTTTGGCATAAGTCAACTGATCATTGTGATAATATAGACATAAAAACAACcgaaaatattaataagattttaagaatttttgtAGCATCTTATTTACACGTTGGTAAATAA